One Pararhizobium sp. IMCC3301 DNA segment encodes these proteins:
- the gltB gene encoding glutamate synthase large subunit, with product MTQRRFSLLNTVGLAGTDARTPATRRLKAGSRHNGIPAAQGLYDPAKEHDACGVGFIANMKSGASHKIIQDGIQILENLEHRGAVGADPLMGDGAGLLSQMPHGLFKEVCDFDLPEPGDYAVGFLFMPQDEVTRADFERIVETIVTSCHQVVLGWRDVPVNNDGLSRQVLATEPFSRQVFIGRGPEITDQAAFERKLFLLRKMISNQIYDANNGAEDTDFYIVSLSSRTIVYKGMFLADQLGAYYRDLKDERFESALALVHQRFSTNTFPSWRLAHPYRMVAHNGEINTLRGNVNWMAARQASVESPLFGDSMPKLWPISYEGQSDTACFDNALEFLTMGGYELSHAAMMLVPEAWAGNPLMGEDRRAFYEYHAAMMEPWDGPAAIAFTDGRQIAATLDRNGLRPARYVVTDDGCVIMASEVGVLPIEESRIVQKWRLQPGKMLLIDLEEGRIVSDDELKARIANANPYREWLARTQIVLEDLPQVGARAPRSHASLLDRQQAFGYTQEDLKLLMSPMATTGQEALGSMGTDTPISALSAKSKLLYTYFKQNFAQVTNPPIDPIREEIVMSLVSFIGPRPNLFDLEGQSERKRLEVRQPILANDDLEKIRAIGDIGDNQFQTQTLDITYGAEKGAIGMEAALDRLGERAERAVQTGYNIIILSDRLIGEERIAIPALLATAAVHHHLIRKGLRTSVGLVVETGEAREVHHFCVLAGYGAEAINPYLAFETLSDMHTRGDFPDVVDAGEVVARYIKSIDKGILKVMSKMGISTYQSYCGAQIFDAVGLRSTFVKRFFFGTATQIEGVGLKEVSEETISRHQGAFSDDPVLRSSLDVGGEYMYRVRGEAHVWTPDAVARLQHAVRGESWADYQDYAATVNDQSEALMTLRGLFDIKLADEAISIDEVEPAAQIVKRFSTGAMSFGSISAEAHSTLAIAMNRIGGKSNTGEGGEEPERFNPLPDGRPNPKRSAIKQVASGRFGVTTEYLVNSDMMQIKVAQGAKPGEGGQLPGHKVDAVIAKVRHSTPGVGLISPPPHHDIYSIEDLAQLIFDLKNVNPAADVSVKLVSEVGVGTVAAGVAKARADHITISGFEGGTGASPLTSLKHAGSPWELGLAETQQTLVLNGLRSRIALQVDGGLRTGRDVVVGALLGADEFGFATAPLIAAGCLMMRKCHLNTCPVGVATQDPVLRKRFRGTPEHVINFFFYVAEEVRHLMASMGLRRFDELVGQTQWLEQDRVIAHGKSEGLEFAGLFFKPEAGADDIRHTQLQNHPINDVLDRKLIAEAMPALENKTPVTITSEIRSLNRSVGAMLSGEVAKRYGMKGLPDDTISIRFKGTAGQSFGAFVSRGVSLDLQGDANDYVGKGLCGGRIVVRPSENARIVPEESIIVGNTVLYGAVEGEAYFRGIAGERFAVRNSGAVAVVEGVGDHGCEYMTGGVVAVLGPTGRNFAAGMSGGVAYVLDEDGTFAERCNLSMVDLEPVPEEDDLLEQLHHHGGDIEHHGRVDVSSNMTVHDEERLYTLISSHVHYTDSGLGHKILADWDAFRPKFVKVMPVDYRRALLDMEEKRNCGIIRAPV from the coding sequence ATGACGCAAAGAAGGTTCTCTCTGCTCAACACCGTCGGCCTGGCCGGTACGGATGCGCGCACCCCTGCAACCAGGCGGCTGAAAGCCGGGTCTCGCCACAATGGCATTCCGGCAGCCCAGGGTCTGTATGACCCGGCCAAAGAACATGACGCCTGTGGCGTCGGCTTCATCGCCAATATGAAGAGCGGTGCCAGCCACAAAATCATTCAGGATGGTATCCAGATTCTGGAAAATCTGGAACATCGCGGCGCCGTTGGTGCCGATCCCCTGATGGGCGACGGGGCTGGTCTGCTCAGCCAGATGCCGCATGGCCTGTTCAAAGAAGTCTGTGATTTCGATCTGCCTGAACCAGGTGATTATGCCGTCGGCTTTCTGTTCATGCCGCAGGACGAGGTGACACGCGCGGATTTTGAACGCATCGTTGAAACTATCGTGACGAGTTGCCACCAGGTGGTGCTTGGCTGGCGGGATGTGCCGGTGAACAATGACGGTCTGTCTAGGCAGGTGCTTGCAACAGAACCATTTTCGAGACAGGTTTTCATTGGACGCGGGCCGGAAATTACCGATCAGGCCGCTTTTGAGCGCAAGCTGTTTTTGCTGCGTAAAATGATTTCAAACCAGATTTATGACGCGAATAACGGAGCTGAAGACACCGACTTCTATATTGTGTCCCTGTCATCGCGCACCATTGTCTATAAGGGCATGTTCCTGGCGGATCAGCTTGGCGCCTATTATCGGGATCTGAAAGACGAGCGCTTTGAATCGGCGCTGGCTCTGGTGCATCAGCGCTTTTCAACCAACACATTTCCGTCCTGGCGTCTTGCCCATCCCTACCGGATGGTGGCGCATAATGGCGAAATCAATACGTTGCGCGGCAATGTCAACTGGATGGCGGCGCGGCAGGCCTCTGTGGAATCGCCGCTGTTCGGTGACTCAATGCCGAAATTGTGGCCGATTTCCTATGAAGGCCAATCCGACACGGCTTGTTTTGACAATGCTTTGGAATTCCTCACCATGGGGGGGTATGAGCTTTCCCATGCGGCGATGATGCTGGTGCCGGAAGCCTGGGCGGGCAATCCGCTGATGGGTGAGGACCGCCGTGCATTTTACGAATATCACGCGGCCATGATGGAGCCCTGGGACGGTCCGGCGGCGATTGCCTTTACCGATGGACGGCAGATCGCCGCAACACTGGACCGTAACGGACTGCGCCCTGCGCGCTATGTGGTGACCGATGATGGCTGTGTCATCATGGCGTCCGAGGTGGGGGTTCTGCCAATCGAAGAGTCGAGAATTGTGCAGAAATGGCGGTTGCAGCCAGGTAAAATGCTGCTGATCGATCTTGAGGAAGGCCGCATTGTATCTGATGACGAGTTGAAAGCCCGCATTGCCAATGCAAATCCTTACCGCGAATGGCTTGCACGCACGCAGATTGTTCTGGAAGATCTGCCGCAAGTCGGCGCAAGGGCACCGCGCTCTCATGCCAGCCTTCTGGACCGGCAACAGGCCTTTGGCTACACGCAGGAAGATCTGAAGCTGTTGATGTCTCCGATGGCAACCACCGGGCAGGAAGCCCTGGGGTCAATGGGAACCGATACGCCGATTTCGGCGCTCAGCGCAAAATCCAAATTGCTCTACACTTATTTCAAGCAGAACTTCGCTCAGGTCACCAATCCGCCGATTGATCCGATTCGTGAAGAAATTGTCATGAGCCTGGTCTCCTTTATCGGACCCCGGCCAAATCTGTTTGATCTGGAAGGCCAGTCGGAGCGCAAACGGTTGGAAGTGCGCCAGCCAATTCTGGCCAATGATGATCTGGAGAAAATCCGCGCGATCGGCGATATCGGCGATAATCAGTTTCAAACCCAGACCCTCGACATAACTTATGGAGCCGAAAAGGGTGCCATCGGCATGGAAGCGGCGCTGGACCGGCTTGGCGAACGCGCCGAGCGGGCGGTGCAGACCGGCTATAATATCATCATCCTGTCGGATCGTCTGATCGGCGAGGAGCGGATTGCGATTCCGGCTTTGCTGGCTACGGCGGCGGTGCATCACCATCTCATCCGCAAAGGGCTTCGCACTTCGGTCGGCCTTGTGGTGGAAACCGGTGAAGCGCGCGAAGTGCATCATTTCTGCGTGCTGGCAGGCTATGGCGCTGAGGCGATCAACCCCTATCTGGCATTTGAAACTCTGTCGGATATGCATACACGCGGAGACTTTCCAGACGTTGTTGATGCCGGGGAAGTGGTCGCGCGCTATATCAAATCGATCGACAAGGGAATTTTGAAAGTGATGTCCAAAATGGGCATCTCAACCTATCAGTCCTATTGCGGCGCACAGATTTTCGATGCGGTCGGTCTGAGATCGACATTCGTCAAGCGGTTCTTCTTTGGCACTGCCACCCAGATCGAGGGGGTCGGGCTGAAAGAGGTTTCGGAAGAGACCATTTCCCGGCATCAGGGCGCCTTCAGTGATGATCCTGTGCTGCGCAGTTCGCTGGATGTCGGCGGTGAGTATATGTATCGCGTGCGCGGCGAGGCCCATGTCTGGACGCCGGACGCGGTGGCCAGACTGCAACATGCGGTGCGCGGCGAAAGCTGGGCTGACTACCAGGACTATGCGGCGACCGTGAATGATCAGTCCGAGGCCTTGATGACGTTGCGCGGCCTGTTCGATATCAAGCTGGCCGACGAGGCGATTTCAATTGACGAAGTGGAACCGGCTGCACAGATTGTGAAGCGCTTTTCCACAGGTGCCATGTCCTTTGGCTCAATCAGCGCTGAAGCCCATTCGACTCTGGCTATTGCAATGAACCGGATTGGCGGCAAGTCGAACACCGGCGAAGGCGGTGAAGAGCCGGAGCGCTTCAATCCGCTTCCCGATGGGCGGCCGAATCCGAAACGCTCTGCGATCAAGCAGGTTGCATCAGGCCGGTTTGGCGTCACAACGGAATATCTGGTGAACTCCGACATGATGCAGATCAAGGTCGCGCAGGGAGCCAAGCCGGGCGAAGGCGGACAGCTTCCCGGCCACAAGGTCGATGCCGTGATTGCCAAGGTGCGGCATTCCACTCCCGGTGTCGGACTGATTTCGCCGCCGCCGCATCATGATATCTACTCCATCGAGGATCTGGCACAGCTGATTTTCGATCTGAAGAATGTCAATCCGGCGGCTGATGTCTCTGTCAAGCTGGTCTCCGAAGTGGGCGTTGGCACGGTTGCTGCCGGCGTCGCCAAGGCGCGGGCTGATCACATCACCATTTCCGGGTTTGAAGGCGGTACCGGTGCGTCTCCGCTGACCTCGCTGAAACATGCCGGCAGCCCGTGGGAACTGGGGCTTGCGGAAACCCAACAAACGCTTGTCCTGAACGGTTTGCGTTCGCGAATTGCGCTGCAGGTCGATGGCGGTTTGCGAACCGGCCGCGATGTTGTGGTCGGCGCGCTGTTGGGGGCCGATGAGTTTGGTTTTGCCACCGCACCGCTGATTGCGGCCGGTTGTCTGATGATGCGCAAATGCCATCTCAACACCTGTCCTGTCGGCGTCGCCACGCAGGACCCGGTTCTGCGCAAGCGGTTCCGCGGCACACCTGAGCATGTGATCAATTTCTTCTTCTATGTGGCTGAAGAAGTGCGCCACCTTATGGCTTCCATGGGCCTGCGCAGGTTTGATGAACTGGTCGGACAGACTCAATGGCTGGAGCAGGACCGTGTTATCGCCCATGGCAAAAGTGAGGGACTGGAATTTGCCGGCCTGTTCTTCAAACCCGAGGCCGGGGCCGATGACATTCGCCACACCCAGCTGCAGAACCATCCGATCAATGATGTCCTGGACAGAAAACTGATTGCCGAAGCCATGCCCGCGCTGGAAAACAAGACACCGGTGACGATTACCTCGGAAATACGCAGTCTCAACCGGTCTGTTGGCGCGATGCTGAGCGGCGAAGTCGCCAAGCGTTACGGCATGAAGGGTCTCCCGGACGATACGATCTCGATCCGTTTTAAAGGGACGGCCGGCCAGTCTTTCGGGGCGTTTGTCTCGCGTGGTGTCTCTCTGGATCTGCAAGGGGACGCTAATGATTATGTCGGCAAAGGGTTGTGTGGAGGACGCATTGTCGTGCGGCCGTCTGAAAATGCCAGGATTGTTCCTGAGGAATCGATCATTGTCGGAAATACCGTGCTGTATGGCGCGGTGGAAGGGGAAGCCTATTTCCGCGGCATTGCCGGTGAGCGCTTTGCGGTGCGCAATTCCGGGGCGGTCGCGGTTGTTGAAGGCGTTGGTGATCACGGCTGTGAGTATATGACAGGCGGCGTGGTGGCAGTGCTGGGTCCGACAGGCCGCAATTTTGCTGCCGGTATGTCCGGCGGTGTTGCCTATGTGCTGGACGAGGACGGGACGTTTGCCGAGCGCTGCAATCTGTCGATGGTTGATCTTGAGCCAGTGCCGGAAGAAGACGATCTGTTGGAACAGTTGCACCATCATGGTGGCGATATTGAACATCATGGCCGGGTCGACGTGTCTTCAAACATGACCGTT
- a CDS encoding DUF2282 domain-containing protein, producing MSAFTKTALSAALVAGAMATALSSVTISSNAEAASDSKEKCFGIALAGKNDCAAGPGTTCAGTSKVDYQGNSWKLVPAGTCETMEIDGARKGSLAALTRDIPS from the coding sequence ATGTCCGCTTTCACAAAAACCGCCCTTTCTGCCGCTCTGGTCGCTGGCGCAATGGCAACCGCACTGTCCTCTGTCACGATTTCCAGCAACGCTGAAGCCGCATCAGACAGCAAGGAAAAATGCTTCGGCATCGCACTGGCAGGCAAGAATGATTGTGCAGCCGGACCCGGCACAACATGCGCAGGCACATCGAAAGTCGATTACCAGGGAAATTCCTGGAAACTGGTTCCGGCAGGCACTTGCGAAACCATGGAAATTGACGGCGCCCGCAAAGGCTCTCTGGCAGCGTTGACCCGCGACATCCCCTCCTGA
- a CDS encoding DUF692 domain-containing protein, with protein sequence MLHADAPAPMAPPVEARVPDRSGVGLKGQHYADILEQKPDLGWFEIHPENYMGAGGPPHHYLERIRENYPLSLHGVGLSIGGEAELNPDHLRRLKELNERYQPGLFSEHLAWSSHESHFLNDLLPVPYTEQTLARVVAHIDQVQQVIGRQMLLENPSLYVAFDQSTMGEIEFLTRVADQTRCGLLLDVNNVYVSATNQQYDPSKYIARFPLHMVGEIHLGGHAPDQDETGAPLLIDAHDRAVDNAVWALYERTIMLGGPRPTLIEWDNDVPVFATLLGEARQAEAIMARNPLLGSRHG encoded by the coding sequence ATGCTCCACGCCGACGCTCCAGCACCAATGGCACCGCCGGTCGAGGCGCGCGTTCCGGACCGCTCCGGTGTGGGTCTGAAAGGTCAGCATTACGCAGACATTCTGGAACAGAAACCGGATCTTGGCTGGTTCGAGATTCACCCCGAAAACTATATGGGGGCCGGAGGGCCGCCGCATCATTATCTTGAACGCATTCGCGAAAATTATCCGCTGTCCTTGCACGGGGTCGGTCTATCAATCGGTGGAGAGGCCGAACTCAATCCAGATCACCTGCGCCGTCTGAAAGAGCTGAATGAGCGTTATCAGCCCGGGCTTTTTTCTGAGCATCTGGCATGGTCAAGCCATGAGAGTCATTTTCTCAATGACCTTTTACCGGTCCCCTACACCGAACAGACGCTTGCCAGAGTGGTCGCGCATATAGACCAAGTGCAGCAGGTCATCGGCCGCCAGATGCTGCTGGAAAATCCATCGCTCTATGTGGCTTTCGACCAGTCCACCATGGGTGAAATCGAGTTTCTCACCCGTGTCGCCGATCAAACCCGGTGCGGGCTGCTGCTTGATGTCAACAATGTCTATGTAAGCGCTACCAATCAGCAATATGATCCGTCAAAATACATCGCCCGGTTTCCGCTGCACATGGTCGGCGAAATTCATCTGGGCGGCCATGCTCCGGACCAGGATGAAACCGGCGCTCCGCTGCTGATCGATGCCCATGACCGGGCTGTCGATAATGCGGTATGGGCGTTGTATGAACGCACCATCATGCTGGGCGGACCGCGTCCCACTCTGATTGAATGGGACAATGATGTGCCGGTGTTCGCGACGCTTCTTGGCGAGGCCCGGCAGGCTGAGGCGATCATGGCACGCAATCCGCTGCTTGGCAGCCGGCATGGTTAG
- a CDS encoding DUF2063 domain-containing protein codes for MVSNSLGSFAEALLQPGAPVPDGIINPDGVPATKRFDVYRNNVIVSLVDALASRYPVIKTLVGDEFFQAAAREFVIHHPPQSPVMLAYGTAFPGFLDTFPPAASVPYLGDVARLESARRSAYHAADDPVLDPTRLEQVPPNLLERLTFSTHASLALIASDYAILSIWQANSQGIGLDVPVDTPQIIMICRPAMEVEVRGLPEGAFDFLTALQSGEMLGAAAQAGLLSSPAFDLAATLSGALSAGVFTDFKLAQSIRG; via the coding sequence ATGGTTAGCAACAGTCTGGGTTCGTTCGCCGAGGCTCTTCTGCAGCCCGGCGCGCCGGTACCCGATGGCATCATCAATCCTGATGGCGTTCCTGCAACCAAACGTTTCGATGTCTACCGCAACAATGTGATTGTCAGCCTTGTCGATGCCCTGGCAAGTCGCTATCCGGTTATCAAAACCTTGGTCGGCGATGAGTTTTTTCAGGCCGCCGCCCGTGAATTTGTTATCCATCACCCACCGCAATCACCTGTCATGCTGGCCTATGGCACCGCATTTCCAGGTTTTCTTGATACTTTTCCCCCCGCCGCTTCAGTGCCGTATCTTGGCGATGTTGCACGGCTGGAGAGCGCCCGGCGGTCTGCCTACCATGCCGCCGACGATCCGGTTCTTGACCCCACACGGCTTGAGCAGGTCCCCCCAAACCTGCTTGAACGGCTGACGTTCAGCACTCATGCTTCGCTGGCCCTGATCGCCTCCGACTATGCCATCCTGTCAATCTGGCAGGCCAACAGTCAGGGCATCGGACTGGACGTGCCGGTCGATACACCGCAAATAATCATGATCTGCCGTCCGGCAATGGAAGTTGAGGTTCGCGGCCTGCCGGAAGGAGCATTCGACTTTCTCACGGCTCTTCAAAGCGGTGAGATGCTGGGCGCTGCGGCGCAGGCTGGCCTGTTATCCAGTCCCGCCTTCGACCTGGCCGCCACTTTATCCGGCGCTTTATCGGCGGGCGTCTTTACGGATTTCAAACTGGCACAATCAATCAGGGGCTGA
- a CDS encoding DoxX family protein → MNNFINSLTQMHLRGFNAIETATQDWLLGLAARLVFAATLLIYFWKSAATKLGDGVFGFLSPSDGAYIQIFPKAFESAGYASSALGAHHQLIAILGMWAEFILPALIVAGLFTRLASLAFIGFVAVMTFVDIFGHAVDPATIGAWFDGNPSSLISDQRVLWVFLLLVLVIKGGGTLSLDQLLMRVRSR, encoded by the coding sequence ATGAACAATTTCATCAATTCGCTGACACAAATGCACTTGCGTGGCTTTAACGCCATTGAAACGGCGACACAGGACTGGCTGCTCGGCCTTGCGGCACGCCTGGTGTTTGCCGCCACCTTGCTGATCTATTTCTGGAAATCCGCGGCAACCAAACTTGGCGATGGAGTGTTCGGTTTTCTCTCCCCTTCAGATGGGGCCTATATCCAGATTTTCCCGAAAGCTTTTGAAAGCGCCGGCTATGCCAGTTCCGCTCTGGGCGCGCACCATCAGCTGATTGCCATATTGGGAATGTGGGCGGAATTCATTCTCCCGGCGTTGATTGTCGCCGGCCTGTTTACCCGGCTTGCCAGTCTGGCCTTTATCGGCTTTGTCGCAGTCATGACCTTCGTCGATATTTTTGGCCACGCGGTTGATCCGGCAACGATCGGCGCCTGGTTTGACGGCAATCCTTCCTCTCTGATCTCCGATCAGCGGGTGCTGTGGGTATTTTTGCTTCTCGTTCTGGTCATCAAGGGCGGTGGCACGCTGTCACTGGACCAACTCCTGATGCGTGTGCGCAGCCGCTGA
- a CDS encoding low specificity L-threonine aldolase: MMFASDNWAGACPQVQQALARLGPEAAPAYGADDLTAAVDEKLSEIFQTPVKSLMVATGSAANALGLAHFAKPAGITLAHRNAHVNVDEYNGPQRVSPGLKILGLKGHASKLTLQELSGVLAAFPGGVSRQGRLSCLTLTQASELGQAYTSREIAQLSGAVKNIGVGVHMDGARFANALAHLECPPADLTWKAGIDCLSLGFTKNGAWAADLLVFFGGDGVDETDYIRKQMGHYFSKPRFMAAQILAMLQDDTWLKNAAHANQQAAILATAFAASDRVSIPLLPQSNEVFAYFSKADIDTLQQAGASFYPWPDEDIPENLRDPDRHLMRLVCSFATQPAEVETFLNLLG; this comes from the coding sequence ATGATGTTTGCAAGCGACAATTGGGCAGGTGCATGTCCGCAGGTTCAACAGGCCCTTGCCCGGCTTGGCCCCGAAGCTGCGCCGGCCTATGGCGCAGATGATCTGACAGCTGCTGTCGATGAGAAACTGTCGGAGATTTTCCAAACACCGGTGAAGAGCCTGATGGTGGCAACCGGATCGGCCGCCAATGCGCTCGGGCTTGCCCATTTCGCAAAACCCGCAGGCATCACCCTTGCCCACAGAAATGCCCATGTGAATGTGGATGAATATAACGGCCCGCAACGCGTCAGCCCCGGCCTGAAAATTCTTGGCCTGAAAGGCCATGCCAGCAAGCTTACACTGCAAGAGCTATCCGGCGTTCTGGCAGCGTTTCCCGGTGGTGTCTCGCGCCAGGGCCGATTGAGCTGCCTCACCCTCACCCAGGCGAGCGAGCTGGGTCAGGCCTATACGTCTAGGGAGATCGCCCAACTCAGCGGCGCGGTGAAGAACATCGGCGTAGGTGTTCATATGGATGGCGCGCGTTTCGCCAATGCGCTGGCCCATCTGGAATGCCCGCCAGCAGATCTGACCTGGAAAGCGGGCATCGATTGCCTGTCCCTTGGTTTTACGAAAAACGGCGCCTGGGCGGCGGATCTGTTGGTTTTTTTCGGCGGCGATGGCGTCGACGAAACCGACTATATCCGCAAGCAGATGGGCCACTATTTTTCAAAACCCCGCTTCATGGCGGCACAGATACTGGCTATGTTGCAGGATGATACGTGGCTTAAAAACGCGGCTCATGCCAATCAGCAGGCGGCAATTCTGGCCACTGCTTTTGCAGCCAGCGACAGGGTCTCTATTCCCCTGTTGCCGCAGTCCAATGAGGTTTTCGCCTATTTCAGCAAGGCTGACATCGACACTCTGCAGCAGGCCGGCGCCAGCTTCTATCCCTGGCCGGATGAGGACATTCCGGAGAATTTGCGGGACCCGGACAGACATTTGATGCGGCTGGTCTGCAGCTTTGCCACGCAACCGGCAGAGGTCGAGACATTTCT